From Candidatus Bathyarchaeota archaeon, one genomic window encodes:
- a CDS encoding zinc ribbon domain-containing protein, translating into MQSATCGGFKNEDDAEVCSKCGASLHISRAERRRSRRERRAEDECFGLPHSGVIVGLLIGIIIILWELSQLPGLLPADFEFWPCIIVIFGVLIVPGVLYGFTRRQ; encoded by the coding sequence ATGCAGTCTGCGACTTGCGGTGGATTCAAGAACGAGGATGATGCCGAGGTATGTAGTAAATGTGGAGCGTCTCTTCATATATCTCGCGCCGAAAGAAGACGAAGTCGAAGGGAAAGGCGTGCAGAAGATGAATGCTTTGGTTTGCCACATAGCGGCGTAATTGTAGGTCTGCTCATTGGCATAATAATAATACTTTGGGAGCTTTCCCAACTGCCTGGGCTGCTGCCTGCAGATTTTGAGTTTTGGCCATGTATAATAGTCATTTTTGGTGTATTGATTGTCCCTGGGGTTTTGTACGGCTTTACCCGCAGACAATAA
- a CDS encoding F420-dependent methylenetetrahydromethanopterin dehydrogenase, which produces MNKVKIGVFKCGNIGTAPLLELLLDELADRKDITVRTVTTGSKMNVEAIEDAIKKIFEFTPDIVLFVSPNTSAPGPTKAREVLSKKKVPAIVFTDGPGKRVKTEMEAQGLGYAIIMGDPLIGARKEFLDPIEMAIFNANVIKVLASTGIFRLVFKEIDKLISALKTGSSLSMPRLIIDTDSVRDSQSFKNPYAKAKAMAAYELLKKVAEINIRACFIEKDKEKYIPLVACAHEIVQASANLAEEAREIEKYADTLLRTPHAKDGRLKTKDKLMFPPK; this is translated from the coding sequence TTGAACAAAGTTAAGATAGGAGTTTTTAAATGTGGCAATATCGGAACAGCCCCACTACTAGAACTACTTCTTGATGAATTAGCTGACCGCAAAGACATAACAGTGCGAACAGTGACAACTGGTTCCAAAATGAACGTTGAAGCCATTGAAGATGCCATAAAAAAAATCTTTGAATTCACCCCTGACATTGTGCTCTTCGTTTCACCAAACACGTCCGCGCCTGGACCGACCAAAGCCAGAGAGGTTTTATCAAAGAAGAAAGTACCTGCCATTGTTTTCACGGATGGACCTGGAAAACGTGTAAAAACTGAGATGGAAGCACAAGGATTAGGCTACGCAATAATCATGGGCGATCCGCTCATTGGCGCACGAAAAGAATTTCTCGACCCAATAGAGATGGCGATTTTCAACGCAAATGTGATTAAAGTTCTTGCAAGCACCGGGATTTTCAGGTTAGTATTCAAAGAAATCGACAAGTTAATCTCAGCTCTAAAGACCGGATCAAGCCTTTCTATGCCGAGGTTAATAATTGACACCGATAGTGTTCGAGACTCTCAAAGCTTCAAAAATCCGTATGCGAAGGCCAAGGCGATGGCTGCCTATGAATTACTAAAGAAAGTTGCTGAAATCAATATTCGAGCGTGCTTTATCGAGAAAGACAAGGAAAAGTATATCCCCCTTGTCGCGTGTGCACACGAAATCGTTCAAGCGAGTGCCAATTTAGCTGAAGAGGCTAGGGAAATCGAAAAATATGCTGACACGCTGTTAAGAACGCCTCATGCTAAGGATGGTAGACTCAAGACGAAAGATAAATTAATGTTTCCACCAAAGTGA
- a CDS encoding methylenetetrahydrofolate reductase has protein sequence MTREAYGELMRQINAGKFVFTGELEPVKTTSLNEVIEGAKVLKDHVVAINITDNPTAFGYMNALVPSYMIQKEAGVEAVYQMTTRDRNRLALISDVLAAGALGIKNILALTGDHTTVGDTPQAKPVFDLDSATFVYMLRKMMDEGVDLNNNEIEKPPKFNIGIAAAPNADPLEPELLKIERKVKLGVDFIQTQCVYSVEQAKNFLDAASYLNTPILIGIAPFKSVSMMKWMVKFVPGVKVPEEIQETIRKAKKTGGKQAVYEVNIDIFGEMLRQIRKTTNAAGIHTMAIGFEWIVPKIMERAGL, from the coding sequence ATGACGAGAGAGGCATATGGCGAGTTAATGAGGCAAATAAACGCTGGCAAATTCGTTTTTACAGGCGAGCTTGAGCCAGTTAAAACCACAAGTCTCAACGAAGTCATTGAAGGGGCAAAAGTTTTGAAAGATCACGTGGTTGCTATAAATATTACTGATAACCCCACAGCATTTGGCTACATGAACGCACTTGTGCCCTCTTATATGATTCAAAAAGAGGCTGGAGTGGAGGCTGTCTATCAGATGACAACTCGAGATCGAAACCGCTTGGCTTTAATTTCAGATGTACTGGCTGCTGGAGCTTTGGGAATAAAAAACATCTTGGCCCTGACAGGCGACCACACAACAGTCGGCGATACCCCTCAAGCCAAACCAGTTTTCGACCTAGACTCAGCTACCTTCGTATACATGCTAAGAAAAATGATGGATGAAGGCGTAGACCTAAACAACAACGAAATCGAAAAACCCCCGAAATTCAACATCGGCATCGCTGCGGCCCCAAATGCAGATCCGTTAGAACCTGAGCTTCTGAAAATCGAAAGAAAAGTAAAGCTGGGAGTAGATTTTATTCAAACTCAATGTGTCTACAGCGTTGAGCAGGCTAAGAACTTCTTAGATGCTGCTTCTTATCTAAACACTCCGATACTTATCGGCATTGCTCCGTTTAAATCTGTTTCTATGATGAAGTGGATGGTCAAATTTGTGCCAGGTGTAAAAGTTCCGGAGGAAATTCAAGAGACCATTCGCAAGGCTAAAAAGACTGGCGGAAAACAGGCGGTGTACGAGGTGAACATTGATATTTTTGGAGAAATGTTGAGGCAAATTAGGAAAACAACTAATGCTGCGGGTATACATACCATGGCAATTGGTTTTGAATGGATTGTTCCAAAGATAATGGAACGCGCTGGACTCTAG
- a CDS encoding methylenetetrahydrofolate reductase C-terminal domain-containing protein, with the protein MIIVQQKPLKEIFEMTKTLGSLLIVGCDGCASVIQAGGKRQAEVLKSLLEMERKVKGEEAPNVKAISILRQCDRQITSTALNPLIEDYDAVVCLGCGVGVQTLADLYKTKLIIPANDTKFLGMHDTKVDKFYEMCRACGDCILFETGGICPLTRCAKSLLNGPCGGQTKGKCEVGGWKNDCAWILIYNRLKERNCLELFTKFRPPRDYQVSEHPRELGGETEEEEATE; encoded by the coding sequence TTGATTATAGTTCAGCAAAAGCCGCTAAAAGAAATTTTTGAAATGACGAAAACCCTCGGGAGTCTTCTAATCGTAGGCTGTGATGGATGCGCTTCCGTAATTCAAGCAGGAGGCAAGAGACAAGCAGAGGTGTTAAAGTCTTTGTTGGAAATGGAGCGAAAAGTGAAAGGAGAAGAAGCACCTAACGTGAAGGCTATATCCATTCTACGTCAATGCGACCGACAGATCACCTCAACAGCCCTTAATCCCTTAATAGAAGACTATGACGCAGTTGTTTGCCTAGGCTGTGGAGTTGGAGTTCAAACTCTCGCAGACCTCTACAAAACGAAGCTGATTATCCCAGCAAACGACACAAAATTCCTCGGGATGCACGACACCAAAGTAGACAAATTCTATGAAATGTGCAGAGCATGCGGCGACTGCATCCTCTTCGAAACAGGCGGTATATGTCCCTTAACTCGATGCGCAAAAAGCCTACTAAACGGCCCCTGTGGAGGACAAACAAAAGGCAAATGTGAAGTAGGCGGATGGAAGAATGACTGTGCGTGGATTCTCATATACAACCGCTTGAAAGAGCGAAACTGTCTGGAGCTATTTACAAAGTTTAGACCTCCAAGAGATTATCAAGTTTCAGAGCATCCCCGCGAACTCGGTGGCGAAACAGAAGAAGAGGAGGCAACAGAATGA
- a CDS encoding FAD-dependent oxidoreductase, producing the protein MVADYEFTSGIREKPKPVPKTHSEKIAIIGSGPAGLTAAYELAKIGYPVTVFESASKPGGSLRFCIPEYRLPEMVLDAEIDYIRETGVEIRVDTTIGKDMTIDEIKRQGYDAIFIAAGAHHCISINLEGEELDGVFHALDFLKEVHVGNRVELGSRIAVIGGGNVAIDAARTVRRLGPNEVTIIYRRSEKEMPAHQKEVEEAKLEGVKLHFLAAPKKILGKDGKVIGIECTRTALGLPDESGRRRPVPVKGSEFVVPVDSVLLAIGEMPDISFLPKEIEVARGNRVIVDEVTLETKSPGVFAGGDTVTGPASVIEAIAAGKKAAVSIDRYIRGVDLKAGRTNEVPEMTWVSEKSVLKKKPRQTMRCLAPEERVSCFEEVELGLILDAGLLEARRCLFCGPCSECLEMEELCEADDALVDEDRCIACANCEKVCEYGAIKVEKSVAKVNLILCKGCGTCVVECPAEAITMQNFSDEKISAQIKDAATSWATKKGPQTLAFVCNWSYNANGFEWPQNTHVVPVKCSGRVDPLHVLHAFMLGADGVLVISCDSKDCHYVFGGSTAEKRVKQMKEWLQAVGIESGRLQMERSSVGNEKHLSEVLKSFAAKLESIGSTPLKEA; encoded by the coding sequence TTGGTTGCTGACTACGAGTTTACTTCAGGGATTAGAGAAAAACCAAAGCCAGTACCAAAAACCCATAGCGAAAAAATCGCTATCATAGGCTCGGGGCCAGCAGGGCTTACTGCTGCCTACGAGCTGGCTAAAATTGGATATCCAGTAACAGTTTTTGAAAGTGCGTCAAAGCCTGGGGGTAGTTTAAGATTCTGCATCCCGGAGTATAGGTTGCCTGAAATGGTGTTGGATGCTGAAATTGACTATATTAGGGAAACTGGAGTGGAAATTCGCGTTGACACAACGATTGGTAAAGATATGACCATTGACGAAATTAAAAGACAAGGATACGACGCAATTTTCATAGCTGCAGGCGCTCACCACTGTATCAGCATAAACCTAGAAGGCGAAGAATTAGATGGCGTCTTTCATGCTCTCGATTTCCTAAAAGAAGTGCATGTTGGGAACCGTGTTGAGCTCGGAAGTAGAATTGCTGTTATAGGGGGTGGAAACGTTGCCATCGACGCTGCTCGGACAGTTAGACGCCTTGGCCCAAATGAAGTGACGATAATTTATAGAAGGTCAGAAAAGGAGATGCCTGCCCATCAAAAAGAGGTTGAAGAGGCAAAACTGGAAGGCGTAAAGCTCCATTTTCTCGCAGCGCCTAAAAAAATTCTTGGAAAAGATGGCAAGGTCATTGGAATAGAATGCACCAGGACTGCTCTGGGACTACCAGATGAAAGCGGTCGTAGGCGTCCTGTACCAGTAAAAGGCTCAGAATTTGTCGTTCCAGTTGACTCCGTGCTGCTTGCCATTGGTGAAATGCCTGACATTTCTTTCTTGCCCAAAGAAATCGAAGTGGCGAGAGGAAACAGAGTTATTGTAGACGAAGTTACGCTTGAAACAAAATCGCCCGGTGTATTTGCTGGCGGCGACACTGTCACTGGCCCCGCCTCTGTTATTGAAGCCATCGCTGCTGGTAAAAAAGCAGCAGTGTCTATTGACCGCTATATAAGAGGAGTTGACCTCAAGGCTGGGAGGACAAATGAGGTTCCTGAGATGACATGGGTTTCAGAGAAAAGCGTTTTGAAGAAAAAGCCGAGACAAACAATGCGTTGTCTAGCACCTGAGGAGCGAGTGAGTTGCTTTGAAGAGGTTGAATTAGGTTTGATACTTGATGCTGGACTGTTAGAAGCCCGTAGATGTCTCTTCTGTGGTCCCTGCTCAGAATGTTTAGAGATGGAAGAACTTTGCGAAGCAGATGACGCACTTGTAGATGAGGACAGATGCATCGCCTGCGCCAACTGCGAGAAAGTATGTGAATATGGCGCGATAAAAGTGGAAAAGTCTGTCGCAAAAGTGAACTTAATCCTGTGTAAGGGATGTGGGACGTGCGTTGTAGAATGTCCAGCAGAAGCGATCACCATGCAGAACTTTTCTGATGAGAAAATTTCAGCCCAAATAAAAGACGCTGCAACCTCATGGGCAACTAAAAAGGGACCTCAAACCTTAGCTTTTGTTTGCAACTGGTCCTACAACGCAAACGGGTTTGAATGGCCACAAAACACTCATGTTGTCCCAGTAAAATGCAGCGGCAGAGTTGACCCCCTACATGTCCTCCACGCTTTCATGCTTGGTGCCGATGGAGTTCTAGTTATAAGTTGTGACTCTAAAGATTGTCATTACGTTTTTGGAGGCTCCACTGCTGAGAAACGCGTCAAACAAATGAAAGAGTGGCTTCAAGCTGTGGGAATCGAGTCTGGAAGGCTACAGATGGAACGGTCTTCGGTGGGCAACGAAAAGCATCTCAGCGAAGTTCTCAAAAGTTTTGCAGCCAAACTGGAAAGCATTGGATCAACTCCACTTAAAGAAGCTTGA
- a CDS encoding Coenzyme F420 hydrogenase/dehydrogenase, beta subunit C-terminal domain, whose product MQTRKLGFEESLKKDVVSSRQCVGCATCVVVCPFNCLDYNEGQPRLVKKCETCGICPQVCPKYDWSWSKAEEFVFERQKGESEEFGIYRRLILAQATDKKVLEKCQDGGAVTAILIYALRDGIIEGVALSGLAAHKPLYPMPKLATTPKEVLENAGTRYSYSPNMLALQEGVKQKKKSLAFVGTPCQIQAIRKIQMLPLKKYSNPLQFTVGLMCTESFTYDGFFEKHLKENMGLDLSNIEKMNIKGKVLVSLKSGEVKSVSLSEAKQYTRESCHLCSDFSAELADISAGGLGLSGWTFVILRTEKGKKIFDGAVEAGMLRTRAVDEEPFALTLLTRLSKKKRKNSPRS is encoded by the coding sequence ATGCAGACTCGTAAGTTGGGCTTCGAGGAATCTTTAAAGAAAGATGTGGTTTCTAGTCGCCAATGTGTAGGCTGCGCCACTTGCGTAGTAGTATGTCCCTTCAACTGCTTGGATTATAACGAAGGACAACCGAGACTAGTGAAAAAATGTGAAACCTGCGGCATTTGCCCTCAAGTCTGCCCAAAATATGATTGGTCGTGGTCTAAGGCAGAAGAATTTGTATTTGAAAGACAAAAGGGGGAAAGTGAAGAGTTTGGCATCTATCGCCGTCTTATTCTAGCTCAAGCAACTGATAAGAAAGTATTAGAAAAGTGTCAGGACGGAGGTGCTGTCACTGCCATTCTTATTTACGCCTTGCGAGACGGCATAATTGAAGGAGTAGCCCTTTCAGGACTCGCAGCACACAAGCCTCTTTATCCCATGCCTAAACTGGCGACAACTCCGAAAGAAGTTTTGGAAAACGCCGGAACCCGCTACTCTTACTCGCCAAACATGTTAGCGCTGCAAGAAGGAGTGAAACAGAAAAAGAAGAGTTTGGCTTTTGTAGGCACTCCATGTCAGATTCAAGCAATTCGGAAAATACAGATGCTTCCCCTAAAGAAGTATTCCAACCCGCTACAATTCACTGTTGGATTAATGTGCACAGAAAGTTTCACGTACGACGGGTTTTTTGAAAAGCATCTCAAAGAAAACATGGGTCTCGACCTGAGCAACATTGAAAAGATGAACATTAAAGGGAAAGTTCTTGTCTCTCTGAAATCAGGCGAAGTAAAGAGTGTTTCCTTGTCTGAGGCAAAGCAGTATACTAGGGAGAGCTGCCATCTTTGCAGCGACTTCAGCGCCGAACTAGCAGACATTTCCGCTGGTGGCTTAGGACTTAGTGGCTGGACATTCGTAATTCTTCGAACTGAAAAAGGCAAAAAGATTTTTGACGGCGCGGTGGAAGCTGGAATGCTGAGAACAAGAGCGGTGGACGAGGAGCCTTTTGCGCTGACTCTCTTGACTAGGCTTTCAAAGAAGAAGCGAAAAAATTCTCCGAGAAGTTGA
- a CDS encoding thymidylate synthase yields the protein MKHVLIKAFDLPSAWYRAVNLVYREGDTFRVERGSEISLTKKLSVTLEIAHPEHRPLIDEKAPCDIKYVEQVYLSYLFLPEKSPEESYTYGERLRKPVDQIEEVIKKYKEFKSDRQNTMVLRLPQDLNLEAPPCLTIIDTEVSDDQLHFFPYFRSWDCYAGLPANLAGIQILKEHMAKEIGVKTGKTVTYSKNLHLYERQLKFAEELLIRKIESKKWWEEIQAKPSTR from the coding sequence ATGAAGCACGTCTTGATAAAGGCATTTGACCTCCCCAGCGCTTGGTATCGGGCAGTAAATCTAGTCTATCGAGAAGGGGACACGTTTAGGGTTGAAAGAGGTTCCGAGATCTCCCTAACAAAGAAACTGTCAGTTACCCTTGAAATAGCTCACCCAGAGCATCGACCTTTGATCGATGAGAAGGCTCCGTGCGACATAAAATATGTTGAACAGGTTTACCTATCTTACCTCTTCCTCCCAGAAAAAAGCCCCGAAGAAAGCTACACCTACGGAGAAAGACTGAGGAAACCCGTTGATCAAATAGAGGAAGTCATAAAGAAATACAAAGAATTCAAAAGTGACAGACAAAACACCATGGTGCTGAGGCTACCCCAAGACCTAAACCTAGAGGCCCCGCCCTGTCTAACTATAATTGACACGGAAGTATCCGATGATCAACTACACTTCTTCCCCTACTTCCGATCTTGGGACTGCTATGCAGGTTTACCAGCCAATCTAGCTGGGATACAGATTCTAAAGGAACACATGGCCAAAGAAATAGGCGTAAAAACAGGTAAAACAGTCACCTACTCAAAAAATCTTCACCTTTACGAGAGACAACTGAAGTTTGCTGAAGAACTGTTGATTAGAAAAATCGAATCCAAAAAGTGGTGGGAAGAGATACAAGCAAAACCAAGCACAAGATAG
- a CDS encoding radical SAM protein, protein MESIAFGPVPSRRLGRSLGINNIPAKTCSYSCVYCQLGKTVNMSIERHPFYKPEDIFKKVKRKVAEATSRNEKIDYLTFVPDGEPTLDLSLGREIPLLKQIEIPIAVLTNASLIWSDDVKEDLLEANLVSLKVDTVSEDLWRRINRPHKNLRLNIILEGITEFAKEFKGTIISETMLIDGVNYGDEFEKIAEFLKKLKRLDKAYIAIPTRPLTEKWAKPAEEEIVNTAFQVFSEKLGVNRVEYLIGYEGNAFAFTGKVEEDLLSITAVHPMRETAVIEFLRKAGADCRVIETLLQEGKLIELEYEGNRYYMRKIPSRE, encoded by the coding sequence TTGGAAAGCATAGCTTTCGGTCCTGTTCCGTCAAGACGTCTAGGCCGAAGCTTGGGAATAAATAATATCCCGGCAAAGACTTGCTCTTACTCATGCGTTTACTGCCAGTTAGGAAAAACCGTAAACATGTCAATAGAAAGGCACCCGTTCTATAAGCCGGAAGACATTTTCAAAAAAGTTAAAAGAAAAGTTGCTGAAGCAACTTCAAGGAACGAAAAGATTGATTATCTGACCTTTGTTCCGGATGGAGAACCAACTTTAGACCTTAGCCTAGGCAGGGAAATACCCTTGCTAAAGCAAATCGAGATTCCGATAGCTGTTTTAACAAATGCCTCGCTAATTTGGTCGGATGACGTAAAGGAAGATTTGCTGGAGGCAAACTTGGTCTCTTTAAAGGTAGACACCGTCAGCGAAGATTTATGGAGAAGAATAAACAGACCTCATAAGAATCTAAGACTAAATATCATTTTAGAAGGGATAACGGAGTTTGCAAAAGAGTTTAAAGGAACAATTATCAGTGAAACAATGCTTATAGATGGCGTGAATTATGGAGACGAATTTGAAAAGATAGCAGAGTTTCTGAAAAAATTGAAAAGGTTGGATAAGGCGTATATTGCCATTCCAACAAGACCGCTAACAGAAAAGTGGGCTAAGCCAGCTGAGGAAGAAATCGTAAACACTGCTTTTCAAGTGTTCTCCGAGAAACTTGGCGTCAACAGAGTTGAGTACTTGATAGGTTACGAGGGCAACGCCTTCGCCTTCACTGGAAAAGTTGAAGAAGACTTACTGAGCATAACGGCGGTGCATCCCATGCGTGAAACGGCAGTTATTGAGTTTTTGAGGAAGGCTGGTGCGGACTGTCGTGTCATTGAGACACTCTTACAGGAGGGTAAGCTTATAGAGCTTGAATATGAGGGAAACAGATACTACATGAGAAAAATTCCAAGCAGAGAGTAA